ACTTGGATATCTTTGACGGTATCCTTCCATTTTCCGTTTCCATTTTCGTTCGTAAGCCATATAGTTTGGTTGTCACGCTCAATGTATATCATAACAGGGATATTTAGATTGCAGTTGGGGAAGTATACCGTAACTTGTTTTACGTCTTTTAGAGGGAATCCATCcacattttgtttctgACCATGATTTGTTACAGCCGTTATGGTAAATTTCTCACCAGGAATGTTAGATATATGTTCATAACCTGTGTATCCTTTAAACGGATCATCACTCGTCTGTGGATTTacttttatcctttttGGAGAACATCCACTGTGACAATAAGACCTTCCACTATCCTTCCTTGATATATCTATGCTAACTGTGTGATGGATTCGGCAGCTAACTTGATCAAGCTTCTTGGTAATGGCATCAGTATAATCACCTTGTAGAGGAGGACCTGTGTAAAACTTCTTGGCTTCATCCCCTCCAACAGGTGCCCAAGTAAGACTTTCCTTAGTAAGATTCTCAAACCAAGTAGAGTGTCCGTCACTGATGAATTCAACCATAAGAGGTATTTTGCCATTCAGAGTACTGTCATCTTTCCATTCATAGATCCTTATTCTGGATAtctctccatttttaaGAGTAATACCACTAGTATCTTGCCCTCCAAAGGGTACCCGGGAAATCTTCGCAGTACCTCCATTAATCGTGTATTCATTAACCATGTAGTCACTTCCAGGAGGGGGAGTAGGTGAGGAGCTAGAGTTAGTAATCTTTCTGGTTTCTCTTACACATGGAGGTGGACTACCGTCTTTATAAAGCTTAGATGGATTTTCTGGATTATTTAGATTAAATGGAACGGCATTGTTCCTTTGGCAGTTTCTCCAATCTAGTAGATATTCAAGTGAATTATTGTCATTACCAGCATGTATCCAATAACTGCCTACTTCATCACCTCTGCTATAGTACTTGGTGTATTCACTCTTTTTAATTCCAAGTATTATAGGTACCTTGTCATTTCCACTCCAAAAGTACACTTCCACCTCCTTAACACTTTCTATATACTTGTCTTTTATTTTAGTCGCTCTTATAATACCTCCCTTGTTTAGATCTCTTCTTAGCATAAAAGATCCTGTACCTGAAGGTTTGTGAGTAACTCTAAAAAAACCGTTCACCGGTGAATTTTCTTCTCTCATAGCAAGGATAATAGTTTTATCAGGATCTGAATTATCTTCATAGGTAGTAAGTGTATCATTTTCCGGTTGTTTTGTTACATCTATCTGGATACCCTCTTTTGGAGGAGTGTATTTTGGACATTCTTTTATATCTAGTTTTTTCTTAACATTGGCAAAAATCTGTTCAATTTGGTCAGACAGATCATGCTTCTTCTCCCatgtatttttatcatcagaaTTCCTCTGGTACCATTCATTACGATCAGTGTATTCCACACGTATAAGAAATGGATTTGTAAGGTTACATAATGAGGCATACGACGAGACTTTGGTAACATCCTTGAAGGATAAATTAGTAGACCCTATTTTCTGTCTAGAACCCTGAATAAACAACTCTGCCACAGAAAATGACTTCCCACCAGACTCTTTATTCGATGTATATTCATAGGCCGAAAGTTTAAGGTTAGTATCCACAGTTCCATTATGAAAAGCctttattatatttttatgTCTGCTGTCAGTGTTATCATGACAACCAGAGGCCAGTCCTAAGTTAATTCTAACAGCCTTATTGAGATAACAGTTAAGATCATCCAGTTTTTTCTTTAGATGCACTCCAGAAGATAACTTTGTaccttcttcctctttcagcttcttccatttatcGTGATTTCCACCAAATTCCCATGAATTTTCATACCAATCAGTATCTGTCTGATTAGaaccatttttatcaagCCTTATCAAGAGAGGATTCTTACGCTTTTCATCTTGATCCCAATAGTAAACAGAGAGACTAGTACAGTTGTTTGTGGTAACTGAAAACAACTTCCACGTTTTATCATTATGTTCTTGGCACATAATAAGATCATTTCCATAGGTTACCGGATATGTTTTGTCACCAGCATCTAGTAGAGTGTGACAAAACTTTTTATAACAATCAACAGTTTGTCCCGGCATCTCCACAGTTAGAAATGACTTTCCATTATTACAAATAGGACATCGGTATGAATTGGTTTTGCCAGTTTCATTATTACTTATATCAATTTTATGGAGTCTGTGGAGTCTGCACGTTTGACTATTTAACTTCTCATTAAGGTAGGGCGTTGTATTACTGTGTGCAGGaatattctttaaatcGTTCAAAGATACATGTCTCCATTCTGTATGGTCTCCACCTTTGTTGAGGTACAAGTGATGGGCTCCTCCGCCATAAATCCTAAGCACAAGGGGTAGATTtatttcatccttattATATGTACCTTTTGTATAGTAGTATGTAGTTACTTTCTCCAGCTTAGGATAAGTTTGAGAAAATACAGTGGTTATTTTACCTTTTTTTATTTTAAGGGGCTTGTTACCGTATGTTAGCCCTTTTATTATTCGTCCAGAGGGTATACTGTGAGTAACATACTCATAGTATGAAGTTCCTTGAAGGTATCCCTTACTTGCTTCAATattattatcatcttcacaAGGACCTGTGCTATTACCATTTTCTCCATTTGGACACTTCTTCCTTATGTCTATATCTTTGGAAGACATTCATAATGCTACATTCTATTCTCCCACTTTGTACGTCTTAAATTTATGTTAGTCTATTCTCCATCtagttactccctagaccaccattcattcatcctccctcacaactagttcacagtcagagagactatccacagaatgacaagatgaacaagtatcaATACAGTcctcagtagtacagtatggatagtctactggagtataATGAGTCATTCTGCACttcactcttccattcacctTGTCCGTCCTACTATACCACCTCTCAACTGGTGAGTGGTTACTACAGATGAGCTAAAACATCCCTCGCCACTACCATACCATCTAAATAAAAATACTTACCCAATTCTGCTTTAGAGACAGATTCATTCTTTTCGGCTAAAATCTGCTCgatattcttcttttcatccCCGAACCAACCCAGTTGGTCTGATATCAAGTGAAGACTAGAGCACTTTGCACACTTGACATACACAACCCCGTGATGATACGCTCTCTGTGATGTTGATGTATCGTAGTCATAGAAGTGGCCATAGAACATAACTAGGCTAGTTCTCACAGATTGCATACCTTTGAAAAAGTTTTTGCACTGCGATATTGGCAAATGTTGCATGTAAAGACTGCAATATACCGTTCAGGCTTTGACGCCTGTAAAGTGGCTCCACCACTTTGTTCTGGAGCATCACTGGTAGTTTCactatccttttcatcGCTTCCACAAAATTCTCCATCTACTGCAGTACTTGGACTAGTGCTACTGCCAGTAGTATGACTGGCAGAGAACACATGCCCACCATTTTCAGGCCCATTTTTCGAGCCAACAGTGCGATTAAATAATGTACAACTGGTACATGGTACTGCATGTTTATATGGTACGATGGACCTGCGGAAATGACCTGCAAAAGGCCTAGTCATACGTTTTAATGCAAACATGACGAGCAACGGCGAATTTGCCACGGCTAAATGGTAGCTATAGGAGCCCTTTTAACTTTCTCTACTATGTGTCCACGTTATTTACCCGATACCGCGAACTAAATGGTCAAGTAACGCCTTAAAAGATCAAAAGTGAATGCAGTATGCCCTCGTACTTTTGCCACTAGGCAATGCCAGACAAGCAGAATTAGCCACTGATAGCAGCCTACAGATGCTCTAAACTCCACAGATTGTTAACCTAACCCTCGATCACCTGCCAAAACGCCCATTTAAATCTCCAGTGGAGTAGAGGCACGAGTTTCCCTTGTAACGTTAAGTGCAGCAATACACAACTATTTTTGGCCCTGTAGAGCTAAAACCACAACCTCATGATAAATATGGACAATAAAGCTTTGTCAGAGTCCAAAAGCCAAACTTCACCGCCAGTGTGTAGACAACATCCGTGATTCCTCCAGAGACGATCGAGAGCGGCCCAGCCCCTTTACTCTTGAACGCGCAGAACTAAAACAATATTTTGAGGCACAAAACTGAAAGAGCGACGGAAAAGGGCAAAGAAAATCCTACTAAGGAGCCCCTGATTGTCACCACTTGGAGCCCAATGTGTAGGCATTTCATAAAAGGCGCAAGTAGCGTGGCCTTTGGTTATTTTGGGCTTATTTACACTCTTGTGACATTTTGTTGTCTTTAGCCCGCAAAGTTTTAATTTACCGTCCCTTTGACTCTCGCTGCGGCCACCTGGACGTCCATACGACGGCGTTGCCATTTTAGCGCATTCTTCCCCCTCTAGACTGAAGCAAACTTGGGAGATATAGGGACGGACCGCGTTGTGTGTGTCTGGACACTCTCAGTAGGAAGATCACTGGACCGAGTATCTGTCTACCCCGAGGAATTGTCGTTAAGTTTCTGTAGACCAAAGACTCTCCATTCCACAGCAACATCGAGGTGGAGGTTGCACACGGGCTGTGTTAGGGAATAGATCGAGAGAAGATGGATGTTGAGCTGAAAGAGAGCGAGCCTTTGCTCTTTGATCCTTCAGAGGCGTTGGAGGACGCTACAGTGGATGTGAAGGATGATTTGTGGACCTCAAGGGACGATTCGTCAGCTACGAGGGATGGAATAAGTTCCAAGGCTTCCTTTATCAAAACCATCATTGATGTGCACGGCGGAATAGAGGAGTGGTTGAAAACTAGTCTGGAGGATGCTATACCAAAGGACCTATACTCCATGTACATTAACAAAAACAACATCCTCTTTGCATTTGATGAGCCAGATGACGATTCTAGGCAGTATAAGTGGGTACAGGAAATGACAGAATCTTGTAAACGATCAATTCTGGCCAGTTTTGATACTGTCACCCATTACACCAACCTTACATGTCGCAGCGAAGCACACAGAAAGAGGATTGCATTCGACTACAAGACGGATCCCGCTTTCCTGAGGATCGTGGAGCCTAAAAGTGGAAGGTGCATTCTCTCCAACTTGATAAAGTGCGCCGTTCAACAACACAAGGGGTTGATAAACTATGTTGACTATGTACGCAAGAATATAGCTTCAATGCCCCTCCTCGAGGAACTCAATAGGTTTGCCCTGACACAAAAAATTGCCTACAAGGCAGCCAGAGAACGTTTGTGGTTCATCATTGGACTTGCCGAACAGCTGAAGCTTGTAGAAAGTGGAAAAACGTTTAAAAGAGCGCCAAATAATGCAAAGGATGGGATGCCCATAGATCGGGTTTCCCTAGATAAGGAGTTGACTTTAAAGTGGTTCAAGAGGGATTCTGGCAAGGGTGTACAGGAGGGAAAAAGCACTCTAAAGAGTGcagaagaaatggaaaatgcaCAGAAAAGCAGTGAGGTCAACACTGGTGGAGAGCCCGGTTTTGGAGGTTTCCCAGGATTATCATCCTCACTAAACGAGTCGTGCTCTGTACTTCCAAACCCAGATGTGCTTCTACAAAGCTCCTCTACCAATACAGGACCATCACTCTTGCAAAATTCGTCAATGCTGCAGGAACAGTTGGGCATGAGTGATACATTTATGGATAATAGCGTATCATTTTTGGCGGACGGAAACATTTCCCTTTTAGGAAATGAGAGTGTGCCAATTTTGGCAGATGCTAGCATGTCAATCCTTGCAAATGATAGTGTGTCCCTCTTTGTGGATAAAAATAACGAGCCAGTGTCTGGATTTACAAGTCTTGGTATCGGCGAGCTCTCGACTCCAAATGCAAAAAATACAGCCTTGTTGAATGCCAAGAGAAATGTCGACAGTTTTGATGACAACTTCATGAATTTAATGAATGAATCTCCTGCGTCGTTTTTCCGTCTTGACCAGCTTTCAGACCAGACGAAAAATAGTTTAAATGACTCGCAAGGGACAAGTTGGCAAGCCCTtcaaatgatgaaaaagacaaagaataAACCGGAGGAATCGAAGGGAAAACATACAATGAAGGAAGTTTTGgacaaatttgtaaaaaagAAGGCGAATTACGCCTTCAAGAATGCAATTTCTACCATATCGGTATTAGAGGCAGCCTGTAAGTTGTACGGAAAGGGGCCAAAATGGTGTAACCCAAACAAGAATGAATTTGATACTAGCAATAAAGATCGCAAGCTAGTCTATGTAATGCCATCAAAGGCAGTTAAGCCAAATGATTTGGCATATCAGTATCTTATGCAATATGCATCTGTTCACCAAAAGCTAAATGGAGGCATTAGGCAGGAACATGCCATACTATACGGTATCATTACAATGGATTCTGCTCCAGATGCAAATCAAGCCTCTGCAAAATCCTTCAAGGTCAATGCTGACCCTTGGCATGACAAGAGGTTTATAGAAAAGTGGTCAAAGCTTTCCATATCCATTAATGGATACACGCCGTGGATTATCAAGAGCCATGTTTTAATGGATGACAAGGTCCCTATTCAAGAGCCTATAGTGGAGAGTCTAGCAGATGAGCAAATTCTTTCTCCGGACGAGGAGGTGCAGCCAGAAGCCACTATGGATGTACAAGAGAATGGTGTCGCAGAAGTTGCCGATGAAGAGGATGTCCTAGATGAGGTACCTACTGAGCAACCCAGCATGGATCTAGCAGAGACTGTTGTGGAGGTGGAGGAACAACCTGTTACAGAACCACCAGAAAATGTACATGCCGAGACAACTGTAGAGATACCAGAGGAGGAGAATCAGCACGACCAGGAGAGTCCAGTGCGCATGGTAAGGAGGAACATTGGACCAAATGGACTCTACTCGAGCGGATATGAAATTGAGGAGACCCAAACAAGCGACAGTCTGGAAGCGTGCATGGAGGAGGAAAACCCAAAGAACGAGCCGGAAAATGACCCtttggagaagaaggaatTGGAAACTATGGAAACACTTTCAACACATTGCCCAGATGAAGAAGTCTCTGAACCACCCCGTATTAAGCTTGAAAGGGATGCCAAGGATGATCAAGAAGGCACAAAAATTCCACCGACAGACGTAGATATCAAGACAGAGTCGGACAAGAAAAACTATGACGCACCAGGACCAGTGAAAATACAAGATACTGGTATGAAGCAAATGAAACTGACGCACTTGTTCCGCTACGTATACACCAAGATCAAAAAGACGAGACCACTCCCAGAATGTTCACCGGAACTTCTTGGCCTATCTGTTCCAAAAGAGGAACCTGCAAGGGTCGAACATGCCTCTCCAATTTTCGGCAAGAGGAGGAGGATTCTCGATGACGACCACGTTCCCGATGTCTTGGCCTCTGACTATGTCAAAATCGCCACCGAAAATCCCACGAATTCTTCTCAGGATTCAAATGATGGTCAAGAAGAGGCAGAGCCTGCAAAAGTTCCAGGACCTGAAAAGGCTGATACTCCTACTTTTGACGTTACAAATGAGACCGGTGGCAAGGTTGACGAAAAATCTCAAGAGGCGGCCAAGGCGGCGTTTATggcaaagtttgcaaaaCACAAGACTGCGCAGGAGAAAAAGGCAAACAGACGTGAGAGAATCCACCAAATGAGGGAGATTATGAAGAGCATGATAGAATACGAGGCGGTTGAAAGTGACGACGAGAACTTGTCCGACCCAGAGGACATCAAACGCTCCCTTGAGCTTTTAAAGAACAGACTGTTGCACTCCTCTGACGAGTCTGATAGCGAGCCTGAAAGTGAAACTGAAATCGCCATGGAGATGAGGAATTTCATCCAG
This region of Theileria equi strain WA chromosome 1, complete sequence genomic DNA includes:
- a CDS encoding DNL zinc finger domain containing protein (encoded by transcript BEWA_029540A); this translates as MTRPFAGHFRRSIVPYKHAVPCTSCTLFNRTVGSKNGPENGGHVFSASHTTGSSTSPSTAVDGEFCGSDEKDSETTSDAPEQSGGATLQASKPERYIAVFTCNICQYRSAKTFSKRAYHHGVVYVKCAKCSSLHLISDQLGWFGDEKKNIEQILAEKNESVSKAELGQEISQDDLSLIVELKKQNRHFN
- a CDS encoding hypothetical protein (encoded by transcript BEWA_029550A); translation: MDVELKESEPLLFDPSEALEDATVDVKDDLWTSRDDSSATRDGISSKASFIKTIIDVHGGIEEWLKTSLEDAIPKDLYSMYINKNNILFAFDEPDDDSRQYKWVQEMTESCKRSILASFDTVTHYTNLTCRSEAHRKRIAFDYKTDPAFLRIVEPKSGRCILSNLIKCAVQQHKGLINYVDYVRKNIASMPLLEELNRFALTQKIAYKAARERLWFIIGLAEQLKLVESGKTFKRAPNNAKDGMPIDRVSLDKELTLKWFKRDSGKGVQEGKSTLKSAEEMENAQKSSEVNTGGEPGFGGFPGLSSSLNESCSVLPNPDVLLQSSSTNTGPSLLQNSSMLQEQLGMSDTFMDNSVSFLADGNISLLGNESVPILADASMSILANDSVSLFVDKNNEPVSGFTSLGIGELSTPNAKNTALLNAKRNVDSFDDNFMNLMNESPASFFRLDQLSDQTKNSLNDSQGTSWQALQMMKKTKNKPEESKGKHTMKEVLDKFVKKKANYAFKNAISTISVLEAACKLYGKGPKWCNPNKNEFDTSNKDRKLVYVMPSKAVKPNDLAYQYLMQYASVHQKLNGGIRQEHAILYGIITMDSAPDANQASAKSFKVNADPWHDKRFIEKWSKLSISINGYTPWIIKSHVLMDDKVPIQEPIVESLADEQILSPDEEVQPEATMDVQENGVAEVADEEDVLDEVPTEQPSMDLAETVVEVEEQPVTEPPENVHAETTVEIPEEENQHDQESPVRMVRRNIGPNGLYSSGYEIEETQTSDSLEACMEEENPKNEPENDPLEKKELETMETLSTHCPDEEVSEPPRIKLERDAKDDQEGTKIPPTDVDIKTESDKKNYDAPGPVKIQDTGMKQMKLTHLFRYVYTKIKKTRPLPECSPELLGLSVPKEEPARVEHASPIFGKRRRILDDDHVPDVLASDYVKIATENPTNSSQDSNDGQEEAEPAKVPGPEKADTPTFDVTNETGGKVDEKSQEAAKAAFMAKFAKHKTAQEKKANRRERIHQMREIMKSMIEYEAVESDDENLSDPEDIKRSLELLKNRLLHSSDESDSEPESETEIAMEMRNFIQEVENINEEDEEIARQRFYEDMKAKEDNELAKLMAFKEKGEREMTRREERMKLLMELKKRRRSSTDDLHLSDFESSSDEQESDEEDGAPRLSKKEIKHLLGFKDKGEVKLSQTDELERFIDFKLQNLPQPIAEEESNVTSNLGNVIKSRRDMMDNMFSSGFDSLFSNVDPDYSSSVPLNPFGSSALNTSQSFSNTKSPKKNSAFVMKSFRWDQSQKKPLNSTNIRNFRGFTGFHNIAATTDQVRGPKRDGTF